One Castanea sativa cultivar Marrone di Chiusa Pesio chromosome 4, ASM4071231v1 DNA window includes the following coding sequences:
- the LOC142630466 gene encoding uncharacterized protein LOC142630466, which translates to MHQLGQIRRNHRTKLKKKVKKSGMTREQVAATVPDQVIPVQWREMVEYWFNDKTETTSGKNTASRGKQEEIARSGAKSFAQISDEMVKAKGAPVERADVYQQVYRTKDGVAVSSHVQENMDRMAALLNEQGMRLEGEVSSGILWSRDDAYARVMDRPERPGRVRGVGFGITPSGRSATNNSLFTSNPSSTRTTQRISGLETSHEELRERLAQSEARHREDLAQSEARHR; encoded by the exons ATGCATCAGCTAGGCCAAATTCGGAGAAATCATAGGACGAAGTTAAAGAAGAAAGTCAAAAAAAGCGGCATGACACGTGAACAGGTTGCCGCTACAGTACCGGATCAAGTTATCCCAGTGCAATGGAGGGAGATGGTTGAGTATTGGTTCAATGACAAAACAGAG ACAACAAGTGGAAAAAACACGGCTAGTCGAGGTAAACAGGAGGAAATAGCCAGGTCTGGGGCCAAAAGTTTTGCACAAATTTCTGATGAAATG GTGAAAGCTAAAGGGGCGCCCGTTGAGCGTGCAGATGTATATCAACAAGTATACCGCACCAAAGATGGGGTTGCTGTTAGTAGCCATGTACAAGAGAACATG GATAGGATGGCAGCACTGTTGAATGAACAGGGCATGCGACTAGAAGGAGAGGTTAGTAGTGGAATCCTCTGGTCGAGAGACGATGCGTATGCTCGGGTGATGGATCGTCCTGAGCGCCCCGGACGTGTACGCGGGGTAGGTTTTGGAATCACCCCATCAGGAAGAAGTGCCACCAACAATTCACTGTTTACCTCTAATCCGTCGTCAACCAGAACAACGCAAAGGATTTCAGGGTTGGAGACGAGTCATGAAGAGCTTAGGGAGCGACTAGCTCAATCAGAGGCAAGGCATAGGGAGGACCTGGCTCAATCTGAGGCGAGGCATAGGTAA
- the LOC142631025 gene encoding stearoyl-[acyl-carrier-protein] 9-desaturase, chloroplastic-like yields MALVLNSFNFYSLPSMSTPRSPKFSITSTLFSNTKVAEKSLGHPTEFNVNKSYPMQPKKVETFKSMENWAKNNILTILKPVEECWQPQDFLPNLTSDGFIEQVHELRERTRDIPDEYFVALVGDMITEEALPTYQARINSTEIFHDETGVDNTPWAIWSRAWSAEENRHGDLLNKYLFLSGRVDMKQIEKTTQYLIRSGTDLGFGDDPYLLTIYTSFQERATFISHGNTAKLAVQHGDVKLAQICGIIASDEKRHETAYTKIAEKLFELDPNEMVIAFADMMKRKISMPAHLMYDGHDHNLFDHFAIVASRIGVYTARDYREIVELLVAKWKVEKLTGLTSEGRKAQDYVCRLAQRMSRLEERAIANAQKAPIIPFSWISGRVV; encoded by the exons ATGGCTTTAGTACTCAACTCCTTCAACTTTTACTCCCTTCCTTCAATGAGTACTCCGAGATCTCCTAAATTTTCTATTACTTCTACCCTCTTCTCCAACACTAA AGTAGCAGAAAAGTCTTTAGGCCATCCTACTGAATTCAATGTCAACAAATCCTATCCCATGCAACCTAAGAAAGTTGAAACTTTCAAATCTATGGAGAATTGGGCTAAAAACAATATCCTAACTATCCTAAAACCTGTTGAGGAATGTTGGCAACCACAAGATTTTTTGCCAAATCTTACCTCAGATGGATTTATTGAGCAAGTCCATGAATTAAGGGAGAGAACGAGAGACATTCCGGATGAGTACTTTGTGGCCTTAGTGGGTGATATGATCACTGAAGAAGCCCTTCCAACTTACCAAGCTAGAATTAATTCTACTGAAATTTTTCACGATGAAACTGGTGTAGATAACACACCTTGGGCAATTTGGTCTAGGGCATGGAGTGCAGAAGAAAACAGGCATGGTGATCTTCTTAATAAGTACCTTTTCCTTTCGGGAAGAGTGGACATGAAACAGATTGAGAAGACAACTCAGTACTTGATTCGGTCAGGAACG GATCTTGGCTTCGGGGATGATCCATACCTTTTAACCATTTACACATCATTCCAAGAACGAGCAACATTTATCTCTCATGGGAACACAGCCAAGCTGGCCGTGCAACATGGGGACGTAAAGCTTGCCCAAATATGTGGCATAATCGCCTCAGACGAGAAGCGTCATGAAACTGCATATACAAAAATAGCTGAAAAGCTTTTTGAGCTCGATCCAAATGAAATGGTAATAGCCTTCGCAGACATGATGAAGAGGAAAATCTCAATGCCTGCCCATTTGATGTATGATGGCCATGACCATAATCTTTTTGATCACTTTGCTATTGTTGCATCAAGGATTGGGGTCTACACGGCTAGGGACTATAGAGAAATTGTGGAACTTTTGGTAGCTAAATGGAAGGTAGAGAAGCTAACTGGACTTACAAGTGAGGGACGAAAAGCCCAGGACTATGTATGTAGATTGGCTCAAAGGATGAGCAGGCTAGAGGAGAGAGCTATAGCAAATGCCCAAAAAGCACCCATCATTCCTTTCAGCTGGATTTCTGGTAGAGTGGTATAG